From Roseibium alexandrii DFL-11, the proteins below share one genomic window:
- the ruvC gene encoding crossover junction endodeoxyribonuclease RuvC: MTHAIRLLGIDPGLRRTGWGMIEAAGNRLSFIASGTVTSDNKKSLAERLVELHDGLTAVVRQHNPAEAAVEHTFVNKDAGATLKLGQARGVALLVPSLAGLSVAEYAPNLVKKTVVGTGHAEKEQIRAMVKVLMPRATFNSDDAADALAIAVCHAQHRATTAAQLKARGAA; encoded by the coding sequence ATGACACATGCGATTCGATTGCTGGGCATTGACCCCGGCCTCCGGCGGACCGGGTGGGGCATGATCGAGGCGGCCGGAAACCGGCTCTCCTTCATTGCTTCAGGGACCGTGACTTCCGACAACAAGAAGAGCCTTGCAGAGCGCCTGGTCGAATTGCATGACGGGTTGACCGCAGTTGTGCGTCAGCACAATCCGGCGGAGGCTGCAGTCGAGCACACCTTTGTCAACAAAGACGCAGGTGCAACTCTCAAACTTGGTCAAGCGCGTGGTGTAGCACTTCTTGTTCCTTCTCTCGCCGGGCTGTCTGTGGCCGAATATGCTCCTAACCTGGTGAAGAAAACCGTGGTCGGAACCGGGCATGCGGAAAAGGAACAGATCCGGGCGATGGTGAAAGTCTTGATGCCGCGAGCAACCTTCAATTCGGACGACGCTGCCGATGCGCTCGCGATCGCCGTCTGTCACGCCCAGCACCGGGCTACCACGGCTGCGCAGCTCAAAGCGCGGGGGGCAGCATGA
- a CDS encoding sulfite exporter TauE/SafE family protein has protein sequence MFDILASFSPQLLVFLAAILFVSGYIRGFAGFGAGMIFMPIAASVMLPSTAAATFLFIDSIVSLPLVRRALHLCDWSTVLPAVFGSVLFVHAGAWLLATMDVLTLRWIISAVVAATLALVVSGWRYQKHPTPPVSFGVGAVSGVLGGVSQVSAPPVAAFWLSGRNDTPVIRANLIMFFPLASIGAFVAYILNGFFTIEVARLLVMAIPVYGIALFLGSKGFTGSNQRTYRWIANMLIAIAAITSLPLLDPLLR, from the coding sequence ATGTTCGACATTCTGGCGTCTTTTTCCCCACAGTTGCTGGTTTTTCTGGCGGCGATCCTGTTTGTTTCCGGGTATATCCGGGGCTTTGCAGGATTTGGCGCAGGAATGATTTTCATGCCGATCGCCGCAAGTGTGATGCTCCCTTCAACGGCGGCCGCCACGTTTCTCTTCATCGACAGCATCGTCTCATTGCCTCTGGTCCGCCGGGCACTTCATTTGTGCGACTGGTCGACGGTGCTTCCTGCAGTGTTTGGATCTGTCCTATTTGTCCATGCCGGAGCGTGGCTTCTGGCGACCATGGACGTATTGACCTTGCGCTGGATAATCAGTGCTGTCGTCGCAGCCACCCTGGCACTCGTGGTGTCCGGGTGGCGCTATCAAAAACACCCAACGCCTCCGGTTTCATTTGGCGTTGGAGCAGTATCCGGAGTTCTGGGCGGTGTCTCACAGGTCTCTGCACCGCCGGTTGCCGCTTTCTGGCTTTCCGGCAGGAACGACACGCCCGTCATCCGCGCCAACCTGATCATGTTTTTCCCGCTGGCGAGCATAGGAGCATTTGTCGCCTACATCCTGAATGGATTTTTCACGATTGAGGTCGCCCGGCTTCTGGTCATGGCCATACCGGTATACGGAATTGCGCTTTTTCTCGGGTCCAAGGGCTTTACAGGTTCAAACCAGCGGACATACAGGTGGATCGCAAACATGCTCATCGCCATTGCAGCCATCACCAGTCTGCCGCTATTAGATCCATTACTCCGCTAG
- the ruvA gene encoding Holliday junction branch migration protein RuvA, whose product MIGKLKGTIDSYGEDHVILDVHGVGYQVHCPSRILQALPRAGEAAVLFIETIVREDMIRLYGFAAEAEREWFRILMTVQGVGAKVALGILGILKASEVANAIALGDKATISRAPGVGKRVAERILSELKDKAPGLASIDQDTIAVSQTVADNVAARPVAEAVSALTNLGYGQPQASAAVAKAMQSAGEDATTETLIRLGLKELAG is encoded by the coding sequence ATGATCGGAAAACTGAAGGGTACAATCGACAGCTATGGTGAGGATCACGTGATCCTTGATGTCCATGGCGTCGGGTACCAGGTGCACTGCCCGTCGCGGATTCTTCAAGCTTTGCCGCGGGCAGGGGAGGCAGCCGTCCTGTTTATCGAGACAATTGTGCGCGAAGACATGATCCGACTTTATGGATTTGCGGCGGAAGCCGAACGGGAATGGTTCCGTATTCTGATGACGGTGCAGGGCGTTGGTGCAAAAGTGGCGCTGGGCATACTCGGGATCTTGAAGGCAAGCGAAGTTGCCAATGCCATCGCGCTGGGCGACAAGGCCACGATTTCCCGGGCGCCTGGTGTTGGCAAACGGGTCGCAGAGCGGATCCTCAGCGAGCTGAAAGACAAGGCGCCCGGTCTTGCGAGCATTGATCAGGATACGATTGCTGTCTCTCAGACGGTGGCGGACAATGTCGCGGCTCGTCCGGTTGCAGAGGCCGTATCGGCCTTGACAAATCTTGGCTATGGGCAACCTCAAGCGAGTGCCGCTGTTGCTAAGGCGATGCAGTCTGCGGGCGAAGATGCGACAACGGAAACCTTGATACGTCTTGGGCTGAAGGAGCTCGCGGGATGA
- the ruvB gene encoding Holliday junction branch migration DNA helicase RuvB — protein sequence MSDDQRIVSPEIRGDEIDSTMRPQALDDFVGQAQARANLKVFIGAAKARGEALDHVLFVGPPGLGKTTLAQIMARELGVNFRATSGPVIAKAGDLAALLTNLEERDVLFIDEIHRLNPAVEEVLYPAMEDYQLDLIIGEGPAARSVKIDLAKFTLVAATTRLGLLTTPLRDRFGIPVRLEFYTVPELEHIVKRGASILGIGIAEDGALEIAKRSRGTPRIAGRLLRRVRDFAVFEGAEKVDRALADKALRQLEVDGAGLDSLDRRYLNQIAVNFGGGPVGIETIAAALSEPRDAIEEIVEPYLIQNGFLQRTPRGRILTPTAFSHLGLAVPSRPDGPQMGLFLESDQ from the coding sequence ATGTCGGATGACCAGCGCATCGTATCTCCGGAAATCCGGGGCGATGAGATCGACAGCACAATGCGCCCGCAAGCGCTTGATGACTTTGTCGGTCAGGCGCAAGCCCGTGCGAATCTGAAGGTCTTCATTGGTGCGGCCAAGGCGCGTGGGGAAGCTTTGGATCACGTCTTGTTCGTCGGGCCTCCCGGGCTCGGCAAAACAACCCTTGCCCAGATCATGGCGCGCGAACTTGGCGTGAACTTCCGGGCGACTTCCGGGCCGGTCATTGCCAAGGCGGGTGACCTTGCAGCTCTGCTGACAAATCTGGAAGAGCGCGACGTTCTTTTTATTGACGAGATCCACCGGCTCAACCCGGCCGTTGAGGAAGTCCTTTATCCTGCAATGGAAGACTATCAGCTGGATCTGATAATCGGGGAGGGACCAGCCGCGCGCTCAGTGAAGATTGATCTTGCGAAATTCACACTGGTTGCAGCCACCACGCGTCTGGGACTTCTCACAACACCTCTGCGCGACCGGTTCGGTATTCCGGTTCGTCTGGAGTTCTATACGGTGCCAGAGCTGGAGCACATTGTTAAACGCGGTGCATCCATCCTTGGGATCGGTATTGCTGAAGATGGCGCTCTTGAGATCGCGAAACGATCCCGGGGAACGCCGCGTATCGCGGGGCGACTGCTGCGCCGGGTGCGGGATTTTGCGGTTTTCGAAGGTGCCGAAAAGGTCGACCGAGCCTTGGCGGATAAGGCCCTGCGGCAGCTGGAGGTTGATGGCGCTGGGCTCGATAGCCTGGATCGGCGCTATCTCAATCAGATCGCCGTCAACTTCGGCGGCGGGCCGGTTGGGATCGAGACGATCGCAGCCGCCTTGTCTGAGCCGCGCGATGCCATTGAAGAAATCGTGGAACCCTACCTTATACAAAACGGATTTTTGCAGCGGACACCGCGTGGACGCATATTGACGCCGACCGCATTTTCGCATCTTGGCCTTGCCGTGCCCTCCCGGCCGGACGGGCCGCAAATGGGTTTGTTTCTCGAATCTGATCAGTGA
- a CDS encoding YebC/PmpR family DNA-binding transcriptional regulator, giving the protein MAGHSKFKNIMHRKGRQDAVRSKMFSKLSKEITVAAKMGDPDPDSNPRLRLAVNNAKAQSMPKDNIQRAINKSQAGDAESYDEIRYEGYGPAGVAVVVEALTDNRNRSASNIRSYFTKCGGSLGETGSVSFMFDRVGEIIYKPEAGEADAVLEAAIEAGAEDVQSDENGHTIYTAFEDLNDVAKALEEALGEADSTKIIWKPQNLTPVDADKAQTLMKLIDMLEDDDDVQNVYTNFDVDEETMAELAS; this is encoded by the coding sequence ATGGCAGGCCATTCAAAATTCAAGAACATCATGCACCGCAAGGGACGTCAGGACGCCGTTCGTTCCAAGATGTTCTCCAAACTGTCCAAGGAAATCACTGTCGCTGCGAAGATGGGCGACCCGGATCCGGACTCCAATCCGCGTTTGCGCCTGGCGGTGAACAACGCCAAAGCTCAGTCCATGCCGAAAGACAACATTCAGCGCGCGATTAATAAGTCGCAAGCTGGCGATGCGGAGAGTTATGACGAAATCCGCTATGAGGGCTACGGTCCGGCCGGTGTTGCTGTCGTTGTTGAGGCCTTGACGGATAATCGCAACCGGTCGGCGTCCAACATTCGATCCTACTTCACCAAGTGTGGCGGGTCTCTTGGTGAAACCGGTTCTGTGTCTTTCATGTTTGACCGCGTTGGCGAGATCATTTACAAGCCGGAAGCCGGCGAGGCGGATGCCGTTCTTGAAGCGGCCATCGAAGCCGGTGCCGAGGACGTTCAATCCGATGAAAACGGACACACGATCTACACGGCATTTGAAGATCTGAACGATGTCGCAAAGGCATTGGAAGAGGCGCTGGGCGAAGCAGACTCCACAAAAATCATCTGGAAGCCGCAGAATTTGACACCGGTCGATGCCGACAAGGCCCAAACGCTGATGAAACTGATCGACATGCTGGAAGATGATGATGACGTCCAAAACGTCTACACCAACTTCGATGTTGATGAAGAAACAATGGCAGAACTGGCTTCGTAA
- a CDS encoding MazG-like family protein has translation MFQIFELTQADPKSLLQRTLKLSEETGELAEAVLSVTDAPGSAYKAHTLHDVREEAADAALVALSVLAQTCETSEEFSAELDRLMREKSAKWQAKLAE, from the coding sequence ATGTTTCAGATTTTCGAACTCACCCAAGCAGATCCGAAGTCTCTCCTTCAGCGCACCTTGAAACTGTCCGAGGAAACCGGCGAGTTGGCGGAAGCTGTGCTTTCAGTCACCGATGCGCCTGGAAGTGCCTACAAGGCGCATACGCTTCACGATGTGCGCGAGGAAGCGGCCGATGCGGCTTTGGTTGCCTTAAGTGTTTTGGCGCAAACGTGCGAAACTTCCGAAGAATTTTCGGCAGAACTTGACCGCTTGATGCGAGAAAAGTCTGCCAAGTGGCAGGCGAAACTAGCGGAGTAA
- a CDS encoding TIGR00282 family metallophosphoesterase has protein sequence MRILFLGDLVGRVGRTAVIEQLPDLVEEQQLDFVIVNGENSASGFGITEAILQDVLDAGADVVTTGNHVWDQRDTLVYIERQDRLLRPVNYPAGTPGRGAHLFTARNGAQVMVANVMGRVYMDALDDPFAAIDKMVGDCPLGDVADAIIIDVHAEATSEKQAMGHFLDGRVSLVVGTHTHVPTADHQILENGTAYMSDAGMCGAYDSVLGMDKEEPVNRFQRKIPGSRFTPATGAATICGVAIETDDRTGLAQAIAPVRIGGRLEPVLPPFWSAS, from the coding sequence ATGCGTATTCTTTTTCTGGGGGATTTGGTGGGCCGTGTCGGCCGAACGGCAGTCATTGAACAACTGCCGGACTTGGTAGAAGAACAGCAGCTCGATTTTGTCATCGTCAACGGCGAAAACTCCGCATCCGGTTTCGGGATCACCGAAGCGATCCTTCAAGATGTTTTGGATGCTGGTGCAGATGTTGTGACCACTGGCAACCATGTGTGGGACCAGCGGGATACACTCGTCTACATCGAACGTCAGGACCGTTTGCTGCGGCCGGTCAACTATCCGGCGGGGACGCCGGGGCGGGGTGCGCATCTTTTTACCGCGCGAAATGGTGCCCAGGTCATGGTCGCCAACGTCATGGGACGTGTCTATATGGATGCACTCGATGATCCGTTTGCGGCGATTGACAAGATGGTTGGCGACTGTCCGCTTGGGGATGTCGCAGATGCCATTATTATCGATGTTCATGCAGAAGCCACCAGCGAGAAACAGGCGATGGGCCATTTCCTCGACGGCCGGGTGAGCCTGGTGGTTGGCACGCACACGCATGTGCCGACGGCAGATCATCAGATTCTGGAAAACGGCACAGCCTACATGTCTGATGCCGGGATGTGCGGCGCTTATGACAGTGTGCTGGGGATGGACAAGGAAGAGCCGGTCAATCGCTTCCAGCGCAAGATCCCTGGCTCCAGATTCACACCGGCAACTGGTGCCGCGACCATTTGTGGTGTGGCGATCGAAACAGATGATAGGACCGGACTGGCCCAAGCGATTGCACCCGTCAGAATTGGCGGGCGTCTTGAACCGGTTCTGCCGCCTTTCTGGTCTGCAAGTTAG